TTGGAATTATTTGCCTTTTAAATTAACTGAGCACATGCAGCACACTAACAAgaattctttaaataaatgttagctGTTTTTCAACcgttttggtttgttttttttagtttgcCAATTTGTCAAGTAGCACAcagttttcttcattttttcgcCATGTACTTTGCCGATTATAAACGTGGTCTGTTGGTTTGAattgtcttttattttttgcccgGTTTTTGGTTGGTAATTTCTATTTGGGTCACCACAGTAACAGCTACAACAACTTTGCATAACGGTATCCAGCCATTTGGAgctggtttgtttgtttgctgtgaGTGGATTTGTAGTCTGTTTGAGTATTACACCCGCCGATCACTTCGCATTCACGCACCGATGCACCAGAACAGCAATAGAAAcaacagcgaaaacaaaaccaaataatactACTAAGTAACGCACCAAAAAGTTGATATGCGGAGATGGGCTCGAAAAATCACAACTTTTCGCTGCGAAGAAAGAATCAAAACTGATCGTGGCTTGTCGTTTGTGCTGCTTTGCTGGAGTCACCGTATATCGTATTACGATATAATATCGTAAGCGCAGACGCGGCTGCGCAGCcgacggcggcggcgacggcgacgcAGGCAGGTGTGTTTGCACATGTATTTTATGGCAGAGACgtgagaaagagagaggaaGAGAGAAGCTGTACAGAGAAAAATCAGCAATACTATTAGTTAAATGTTTGGTATGAATTTTAAAACTGCACAACGTTTTATTCTATGCTTTTCGTTTACAAAACATTTATCTAATATCATTATTATTCATAATAATTatcgttttaaaaataactagaatataatattacattaaaataacaaaaattccATATGAGTAAATGGGAATAATCTCAagccaaaacaattaaaatcagcttttttatttgataattTGGGATCATATGGCTTGAAAGCGATTTAATGTGCAGCTCTTTTTAAACGGGGCTTTCCAGAAACGAATCAGGCACAGTCATTAGTTTTTGGAAACTTTTTAGTTGAAATTCCACAGAATATCCTCAAGAATATATCTTATCCATTTTTGGGAACTTTATAGTTGTTAAAATTCTACATACGATTCTCAAGCATATATTCTAAAAATTCTGTCCTATCAATTTTTGGAATCCCTTTAGTTGTGGCAAATCCACAGAGCATTCTCAAgaatatgttttttaaaaaaaactttccaCTTTATTTAGATAACTTCATTTatgttttgaataaaaattgaaatcgaattgAAACGACTTTTTTTTATAGTGTTGGGGGGTATTGTATTGACAGAACGACCAAGTAGCCATAAAAAACGATGGATGCTTTTTGGCTCTGTTTTTGCCCTCCTCTTTTATCCACTTTGGGCTTAATTACTCGCTCACCTAAATAtgtgcatttgtgtgtgcttttatttggcaaatgtttgccGCCACATAAAAGTAGGTTTTACCTGCGCGTACAGCTGGTAAAAAacagaagagaagagaagctCGATCTCGCTAATGTCTTAATTGTTATGTTTCGTAATATTTAGAAAGAACCTCACACTTTTTGAGTTTAACACTGGAACTGGAGTTGTGGTCTAATTGCAGCATTACAAGGAAAGCAGCTTAGTCACCATTTCATTGAAAAAGAACAACAGTCTTGAAATTTGGGTTAGGAAAAGTAAGCGAAAAAGTAAGTATTCCGGTTACCGAAATCTTTGTGTCATTTAACCTGCTCCACTTTACAGTATATGCTTTAATAACCTTTACAAATCTGATAACACGAGAAATggtattaaaaacatttaagcaaattattttcagattGCCTTAGAGATGCAGAATAAGTACAATTTTACGTCTTGCTATAATTGTGTCACTTTTGAATGACATATAATTcgtttaaataaatgatataaTTGTTTAACGATCAAACTGCCAAAAGATACACACGTAGATACTAATTTTACAACAATTTCACTAGACCTTGAAAATATTGTTCAtgccataataataatatatgcGATTCccacaattaaattaaataaggccacatttttttattcacttttgtttcttccaattttttgtattcgttatatatttttatacaattcCATTATTCTCTTGGTCTATCCCTTAGGTGGagtattttcaacaaatttcatatttatactATTTAATCCAAATATGTAATAACAACATAATGTATAAGCATTAACCTAACTAAACCAATTCAGTGTTAAGGAACCAGATGATTAAAACTTACACTACGAAATACtagatataaataaatgcatgcaAGTGTGCGACTCCCTTTCAGTGTCGTTTTTGGATGGATTGTTAATGGGAGTTACATAATGCTGGCGATGCATATAGAACTTGGTATACGTGCGGGTGGCTGCCGATGAGGTGATATTACATGACTGTGTGTGGTGTCTATAGTGTGTATTGAATCCCTCATATCAGGCCAACTGCATGCGGAGACCAAACCACACTGAATGCCCTGTTGAACATTCTCTTCAACTTGTAGAGTCCAAAGAGCAGCACCCAGTAGCACATGATGAGCACGAAGATGCCCACAAAGGTCACCATGCAGCGGTTGGGATTGTTCCAGTCCAGTATGGGATACACATAGTGGTTGCCAAATCTGCAGGAGAATTGTGGAGGTGATTAGCTTCAAATGGCAAGGTATACGGGTAACATTCCAAGTACTCACTCATCTGTGCCCCCGCATAAATGGTAGATTAGCGTGAATATGAAGAAGAATATCGCCAGACTCATCGCGTACACCATGTGCAGTATCCTAAGCGGAAATGCAACGACCAGGAAATCGATCAGCATCATCAGGGAATTCATTCCGTGGGTGAGTATGCTGATGGCAGGGAATCGCACGGGCTTGTCTGAAAGAAACGGAAAGtcattacaataaaataaaatatcgtAAGGTATGTAACAGCTTGCACACCCACTACTTCCATTTcaaacaaagtaaataataaacgGCGACGCGATATGGCAGTACTCACTCATTTTTCCATGGAGGAACACCCAGTACACTGTTGATATAATCAGAGCCAGCGCCAGTGTCATGTTGTAGAGCCACCAGTAGATCTTCAGGCCCCGCGAGGTCTCCGCCTTGTGACCGGACTCCTGTACCAGGCTCCGGGTGCTCCTCACATCGAAGTGCCAGCAGGTGACTTGTACGGCCGAGATCAGCATGGTGATCGTGCAGAGTCCGAATCCCCAGTTGGTCATGTAGATGAAGAACTTTCCGTCGCAGAACTGAACGATAATGCACATGATGTACACGCCCAGGAAAAACAGGGCCCAAATCCATCGGTAGAGCAAGTATATTGTGTTGATCTCATCTTTTTGCCACTGCAATACGCAAATGATATAAAATTagctattaaaattaattaattttaaaatgttatatatgGGCGATAATGCATTATTACATTGTTGCTACGACAGCGACTGATAGCGAATCCTTATCGCATCGCATGCCACAGCCTGACCCTTACGTGATCACCGATTAATGAtcatgtaatattttttaattaaaatattccacACCTTTGCTCGCGTAATTAGCAAAAAAACACATATGCTAATGACAGCTAAATGCTTATCACTCGAAATGACGTCGTCAGAATTAGGGCCTGTCTAACTGATAACGCCTTGGCATCACCACTTTTAATGACGCGTGCGtagtatttttcaaatttgtttgtttagaaCTTAAATATTGCGGAAATAAAATCGGTGATTCCACGGTGATACGTGGTCCTCCTTGGATGTTTATGGACATGTGGGCTGTCTGATAAGGTCTACCCGGCAAATTTATGGCAAGCTCCAAAGCTATTTTCTGGttcctgttttgttttgattagtATTTCATTCGTGAGAAATGTGTAATCAGCGTTATGGA
This genomic stretch from Drosophila teissieri strain GT53w chromosome 2L, Prin_Dtei_1.1, whole genome shotgun sequence harbors:
- the LOC122614925 gene encoding protein rolling stone; the encoded protein is MQLFDDFCKSFNKELQRANFGFAYNRVHLFYRSQWQKDEINTIYLLYRWIWALFFLGVYIMCIIVQFCDGKFFIYMTNWGFGLCTITMLISAVQVTCWHFDVRSTRSLVQESGHKAETSRGLKIYWWLYNMTLALALIISTVYWVFLHGKMNKPVRFPAISILTHGMNSLMMLIDFLVVAFPLRILHMVYAMSLAIFFFIFTLIYHLCGGTDEFGNHYVYPILDWNNPNRCMVTFVGIFVLIMCYWVLLFGLYKLKRMFNRAFSVVWSPHAVGLI